One region of Hymenobacter sediminicola genomic DNA includes:
- the yajC gene encoding preprotein translocase subunit YajC → MFATLFLQATAPSSANSFMSYLFPVAIAVVLYFFMIRPQQRKVAEAKKFRESIVKGATVVTIGGLHGKVLDLTDETVIIEVDRGTKLKFDRSAISREVKPAKAVDTPPVA, encoded by the coding sequence ATGTTTGCTACCCTTTTCCTGCAGGCTACTGCTCCTTCCTCCGCCAACAGCTTCATGTCCTACCTGTTCCCGGTAGCCATTGCCGTAGTGCTTTACTTCTTCATGATTCGGCCCCAGCAGCGCAAAGTAGCCGAGGCCAAGAAGTTTCGCGAATCCATTGTGAAGGGCGCTACCGTGGTTACGATTGGTGGCTTGCATGGCAAAGTGCTTGACCTCACCGACGAAACGGTTATTATTGAGGTAGACCGGGGTACCAAGCTCAAGTTTGACCGCTCGGCTATTTCCCGCGAAGTGAAACCCGCCAAAGCTGTCGACACGCCACCGGTGGCCTAA
- a CDS encoding DUF1573 domain-containing protein → MKRILFPSFLLAGALLAGACSNDKTAEVGTEGMNAAATEAAANPTVDNPNVTTDTEVANPNAPVMTFDKTEHDFGDIKPGAVVKHTFEFTNTGKTPLLIENAQASCGCTTPSWTKEPVQPGGKGTIEVQFDSHGKSGIQNKQVAVRANTTPSINQISIKTNILPDGEQGPVRQ, encoded by the coding sequence ATGAAACGTATTCTTTTTCCCTCTTTCCTGCTTGCCGGTGCTTTGCTGGCAGGCGCCTGTTCCAACGATAAGACGGCCGAAGTCGGTACGGAAGGCATGAACGCCGCCGCTACAGAAGCCGCTGCTAACCCGACCGTTGACAACCCCAACGTGACGACCGACACGGAAGTGGCCAACCCCAATGCGCCCGTAATGACGTTTGACAAAACCGAGCACGACTTCGGCGACATCAAGCCCGGCGCTGTGGTAAAACACACGTTTGAGTTTACGAATACCGGCAAAACGCCGCTGCTCATCGAGAATGCCCAGGCTTCGTGCGGCTGCACCACGCCCTCCTGGACCAAGGAGCCCGTGCAGCCGGGTGGCAAAGGCACGATTGAAGTGCAGTTCGACAGCCACGGCAAATCGGGTATCCAGAACAAGCAGGTGGCCGTGCGTGCCAATACCACGCCTAGCATCAACCAGATTTCCATTAAGACCAATATCCTGCCCGATGGCGAGCAGGGCCCCGTTCGTCAGTAG
- a CDS encoding mechanosensitive ion channel family protein, with protein MTLQEILHLRFLGNNVAAYLTCAGILLFGYLFKSLLSKLLSRLVFRFIRKRTEGVSEAQFQALLIDPMSIVVFFVTVYLAFQVLDYPVSSSEITRHEPWPKVALFRLYQVGLIAGITWIALRLVDFLVLVFRRRAESNASRINNQLIPFAKDLLKVLVLTMAFLALLGRVFGVNVTALIGGLGIGGLAVAFAAKESLENLIASFTIFLDRPFAVGDLVEVGAVTGTVEKVGFRSTRLRTAEKSYVTVPNKAMIDKPLDNLSLRTARRVTFTLALSHATTSQQLHQIVQEGKRLIGENPLVTQDVQMQFSALTPAAKEVTVQYFVETTNYDEYLAVKEELNYHLVEAVERAGGSFASSGTTVVQLNTGGRLDGLNALDTSVL; from the coding sequence ATGACGTTACAGGAAATCCTGCACCTTCGCTTTCTTGGCAACAACGTGGCCGCGTACCTGACGTGCGCGGGTATTCTGTTGTTCGGATACCTTTTCAAGAGTCTGCTTTCCAAACTCCTGTCGAGGCTGGTGTTTCGCTTTATTCGCAAGCGAACGGAAGGAGTCAGTGAAGCGCAATTCCAGGCACTTCTCATTGACCCGATGTCCATCGTCGTGTTTTTCGTGACGGTGTACCTCGCATTCCAGGTGCTTGATTACCCAGTGAGCAGCTCTGAGATTACGCGCCATGAGCCCTGGCCCAAGGTGGCGCTGTTTCGGCTGTATCAGGTGGGCCTCATTGCTGGCATTACCTGGATTGCCCTCCGCCTAGTGGACTTTCTGGTGCTGGTGTTCCGCCGTCGGGCCGAATCCAACGCCTCCCGCATCAATAACCAGCTTATCCCATTTGCTAAAGACCTGTTGAAGGTTCTGGTACTCACGATGGCCTTTCTGGCACTGCTGGGCCGGGTATTTGGGGTCAACGTTACGGCCCTCATCGGGGGCCTGGGTATTGGAGGGCTGGCAGTGGCTTTCGCAGCTAAGGAAAGCCTCGAAAACCTGATTGCCTCCTTCACTATATTTCTGGACCGGCCCTTCGCCGTGGGCGACTTGGTGGAAGTGGGCGCCGTAACGGGCACCGTAGAAAAAGTAGGTTTCCGGAGCACGCGCCTGCGCACCGCTGAAAAAAGCTACGTGACGGTGCCCAACAAAGCCATGATTGACAAGCCGTTGGACAATCTTTCGTTGCGAACGGCACGGCGCGTTACGTTTACGCTGGCCCTCAGCCACGCTACCACCAGCCAGCAGCTGCACCAAATTGTTCAGGAAGGCAAACGCCTTATCGGCGAGAATCCGTTGGTGACTCAGGATGTGCAAATGCAGTTTTCAGCCCTCACGCCAGCCGCCAAGGAAGTAACGGTGCAGTATTTTGTAGAAACAACAAACTACGACGAGTATCTGGCAGTGAAAGAGGAGTTGAACTACCACTTGGTAGAGGCTGTGGAGCGAGCAGGCGGCTCGTTCGCCAGTTCTGGCACTACAGTCGTGCAGCTAAACACCGGTGGCCGGCTAGATGGCCTTAACGCGTTAGACACTTCGGTCTTGTAA
- a CDS encoding TerB family tellurite resistance protein, translating to MNDSQLLQNYSDQEKAAYLSVIASLASADREASATEIEFLQQLSHQAGLSGGATQQVLSAARDSTNESIKTNLDVLRGSDLRFSLVTDLISFARADGAYANDEEAMVNKIASYLDITPQQTQALNQVVDQAAHVPHDASDPAKQGFFSGITDKLDNAGIPKGALMAGLLGVVAPMVLSKVMGGRSQSSGGGLLGGMTGGGTMGGLMSGAMGGSSMGGLLGGLLGGGLLSGMMGGGSSGARDQYGNVPQQGSHVGSGGLGSLMSILGGLGGQPNSQPRSAGGGGLGSLMGGGMGSLLGGLLGGRR from the coding sequence ATGAACGATTCCCAACTCCTGCAGAACTACTCTGACCAAGAGAAAGCAGCCTACCTGAGCGTAATTGCCAGTCTGGCCTCTGCCGACCGTGAAGCTTCCGCTACCGAAATCGAGTTTCTGCAGCAGCTTTCGCACCAAGCCGGCCTTTCTGGTGGTGCCACTCAGCAAGTGCTGTCTGCTGCCCGCGACTCAACCAACGAAAGCATCAAGACCAATTTGGATGTGCTGCGTGGCAGCGACCTGCGCTTCTCGCTCGTTACGGACCTCATCAGTTTTGCCCGCGCCGATGGTGCCTATGCCAACGATGAGGAAGCTATGGTGAATAAAATTGCGTCTTATCTTGACATCACACCCCAGCAGACGCAGGCGCTGAATCAGGTTGTAGATCAGGCGGCCCATGTTCCTCATGATGCCAGCGACCCGGCCAAGCAAGGCTTCTTTAGCGGTATCACTGATAAGCTCGATAATGCTGGCATCCCGAAAGGCGCGCTAATGGCCGGCCTGCTGGGCGTAGTAGCACCAATGGTTCTGTCGAAAGTGATGGGTGGCCGCAGCCAGAGCAGCGGCGGTGGCCTCCTAGGCGGCATGACTGGCGGCGGCACTATGGGTGGTCTGATGAGCGGCGCTATGGGCGGCAGCTCGATGGGTGGCCTGCTCGGTGGCTTGCTCGGCGGAGGTTTGCTGAGCGGCATGATGGGCGGCGGCTCTTCCGGCGCTAGGGACCAGTATGGCAATGTGCCACAGCAGGGTTCTCATGTCGGTAGCGGTGGCCTTGGTTCACTGATGTCTATTCTGGGCGGGCTGGGCGGACAGCCTAACTCACAGCCTCGGAGCGCCGGTGGCGGTGGCCTCGGCAGCCTGATGGGCGGCGGTATGGGCAGCTTGCTGGGCGGTTTGCTAGGCGGCCGTCGATAA
- a CDS encoding isocitrate/isopropylmalate dehydrogenase family protein: protein MHLITLIPGDGIGPEITKAVTDIFAAAKVPVQWEEQNAGQTTFDQSGELIPQALLSSLEKNRVALKGPITTPVGKGFRSINVTLRQKYDLYQNVRPSKTTDGIKTRYEGIDLVLFRENTEGLYSGLEVYDERLGIADSFNRITKEGSRKICRAAFAYADKHGRKKVTLAHKANILKMAGTLMLNACKEASNEFPHIVFEDKIIDNMCMQLVNKPEQFDVVVTTNLFGDILSDLCAGLVGGLGVVAGANIGDDMAIFEAVHGSAPDIAGQGKANPTALLRSGLMMLHHLGEHTYADQIEKALEKTLKDKDKCTGDLGGKATTTEFAQAIIANLQNA, encoded by the coding sequence ATGCATCTCATCACTCTCATCCCCGGCGACGGCATTGGGCCGGAAATCACGAAAGCTGTAACCGACATTTTCGCTGCCGCCAAGGTGCCTGTGCAATGGGAAGAGCAGAACGCCGGACAGACTACTTTCGACCAATCGGGCGAGTTGATTCCGCAGGCCTTGCTGTCGTCGTTGGAGAAAAACCGCGTGGCGCTGAAAGGCCCCATCACGACGCCGGTAGGCAAAGGCTTCCGCAGCATCAATGTAACGCTGCGCCAGAAGTACGACCTGTACCAGAACGTGCGCCCTTCTAAAACCACCGACGGTATCAAGACGCGCTACGAAGGCATCGACTTGGTGCTGTTCCGCGAGAATACCGAAGGCCTGTACTCGGGTCTGGAAGTGTACGATGAGCGGCTGGGCATTGCCGACTCGTTCAACCGTATTACTAAGGAAGGCTCGCGCAAAATCTGCCGCGCCGCCTTTGCCTACGCCGATAAGCACGGCCGCAAAAAGGTAACGCTGGCTCACAAAGCCAACATCCTGAAAATGGCCGGCACCCTGATGCTGAACGCCTGCAAGGAAGCCAGCAACGAGTTTCCGCACATCGTGTTCGAGGACAAAATCATCGACAACATGTGCATGCAGCTCGTGAATAAGCCCGAGCAGTTTGATGTGGTCGTAACCACCAACCTGTTTGGTGACATCCTGTCTGACCTGTGCGCGGGCCTCGTAGGCGGTCTGGGTGTAGTAGCTGGCGCCAACATCGGCGACGATATGGCCATTTTTGAGGCCGTACACGGCTCGGCCCCGGACATTGCCGGTCAGGGCAAAGCAAACCCTACGGCGCTGCTCCGTTCGGGCCTGATGATGTTGCACCACCTCGGTGAGCACACCTACGCCGACCAGATTGAGAAGGCGCTGGAAAAGACGCTCAAAGACAAAGACAAGTGCACCGGCGACCTAGGCGGCAAAGCCACAACTACTGAGTTTGCCCAAGCAATTATTGCTAATTTGCAGAATGCATAG
- a CDS encoding ArnT family glycosyltransferase encodes MRVSTTWQLWLVRAFFGLLLLTGALLFRDYGVSVDEPVSHEDGAVSGKYIAEKLFAGFGQDDPNVSVITPLFRHRDYDKGVVFELPVAGLGRLLTHGNSTHYFLMRHLLIFLVFMGGVWALYRLIWLRFGHRMVGLLAAALLVLSPRMFAEAFFNGKDIVFMALFTLAIYTLARLFERPTLGGACLHGIATAAAIGVRMPGVILVAFTISSLCLLACFPGPSDSVPRRRLWKSAAVYLAATALAVIVFWPYLWEDPLVRFAQVYSRVSHYNWGYTNLYFGQFVPADQLPWHYIPVWLLITTPLPYSLAALLGLGYSLYYLFRQRLASLRTPVGRLDLLFIGWLCGPILMVIVLRSTLYDGWRHLYFVYPALLLLAVQGLLVLFRAVVKHRRAYWLAISLLVVAGVETARTGIRMVQLHPYEHLYFSFLPARMVEQQFERDYWGLAFRQGLDWVMAHDSAPQVTVASDVPDMVYANVFLLPALEQARLRRVPARSAATARYFIANYRWHPQPYPDSLGPEVYTVRAGGIKILSVFRRP; translated from the coding sequence ATGCGAGTAAGTACTACGTGGCAACTCTGGCTGGTACGCGCCTTTTTCGGGCTTCTGCTGCTAACGGGCGCGCTGCTGTTTCGCGACTATGGCGTATCGGTTGATGAGCCCGTAAGCCACGAAGACGGGGCGGTCAGCGGCAAGTATATTGCTGAGAAGCTATTTGCAGGCTTCGGCCAGGATGATCCGAACGTATCTGTCATAACGCCCCTCTTTCGCCATCGGGACTATGACAAGGGCGTGGTATTTGAGCTGCCGGTGGCCGGGCTGGGCCGGCTCCTGACTCACGGCAATTCCACGCATTACTTTTTGATGCGTCATCTGCTGATATTCTTGGTGTTTATGGGGGGCGTGTGGGCTTTGTACCGATTGATCTGGCTTAGATTCGGACACCGGATGGTTGGGCTGCTGGCGGCCGCTCTGCTTGTGCTGTCGCCGCGCATGTTTGCCGAAGCCTTTTTCAATGGCAAGGACATCGTATTTATGGCGTTGTTCACTCTCGCTATATATACGCTGGCGCGCCTGTTCGAACGGCCCACGCTGGGCGGGGCGTGTCTGCATGGCATTGCGACAGCCGCGGCCATTGGGGTAAGGATGCCCGGTGTCATCTTGGTGGCTTTCACGATAAGCAGCCTTTGCCTGCTGGCCTGCTTCCCCGGCCCTTCTGATTCAGTACCCAGAAGACGCCTATGGAAAAGTGCGGCAGTTTACCTGGCCGCCACGGCGTTAGCAGTAATAGTGTTTTGGCCTTACCTGTGGGAGGATCCACTGGTGCGTTTCGCTCAGGTATACAGCCGCGTGAGCCACTACAACTGGGGCTACACCAATCTATACTTCGGGCAGTTTGTGCCGGCCGACCAGCTGCCGTGGCATTATATCCCGGTCTGGCTGCTCATCACTACGCCACTGCCCTACTCGCTGGCGGCGCTGCTGGGGCTTGGATATAGTCTGTACTATCTGTTCCGGCAGCGGCTGGCGAGCTTGCGCACTCCGGTGGGCCGCCTGGATCTGCTGTTTATCGGGTGGCTATGTGGCCCAATTCTGATGGTAATAGTTTTACGCTCAACGCTGTATGATGGGTGGCGGCATCTGTATTTTGTGTATCCGGCGCTGCTACTACTGGCGGTACAAGGGCTGTTAGTGCTATTCAGGGCCGTGGTGAAACACCGCCGTGCCTATTGGCTGGCAATAAGCCTGTTGGTGGTAGCAGGTGTTGAAACAGCCCGAACAGGTATTCGCATGGTGCAGCTGCATCCATATGAGCATCTGTATTTCAGCTTTCTGCCGGCCCGGATGGTAGAGCAGCAGTTTGAGCGTGACTATTGGGGTCTGGCGTTCCGGCAAGGCTTGGATTGGGTTATGGCTCACGACTCTGCCCCGCAGGTCACTGTCGCCAGCGACGTGCCGGATATGGTGTACGCCAACGTTTTCCTGCTGCCCGCTCTCGAGCAGGCCCGCCTACGCCGGGTGCCGGCCCGTAGTGCCGCTACTGCCCGCTACTTCATAGCCAATTACCGCTGGCACCCGCAGCCTTATCCTGATAGTCTGGGACCGGAAGTGTACACCGTCCGGGCAGGGGGCATTAAGATTCTCTCGGTATTTCGCCGGCCCTAA
- a CDS encoding AsmA-like C-terminal region-containing protein — MLFAAAVGGVWLGQDRIVALFVQEANRYLTTPVRVGRMEVSLLDQFPQVSITLHDLRVSGSLPQDTVPLARARRLYFAFDAWDMARGHYRIRTVTLADGQVRVSHDPQGRANYDVIRYDTTATTSDQPFAFALENIRLERVGTVYDDQQRQQRYTVQVHDVKAQLDVEDMLVGVEAHGTMLVEALQLGPDAYFRQKELTLTTRLRVDRAARLVTIEPSELKVGAAAYSVAGRVNYRHAANLDLRAEGRNTDMQSVLALLPARLVKRLSAYRSRGDVYFGGTVRGEMSAKANPGIDVQFGCRDASLYHPALKQAVEHIFLKGSFSNGPAQAARTSVLRLREVRGTLQGRPFSGDLRYENFSDPSLALNLRTDFDVARALQFYPLAAVRSGSGTAQLTLQFAGNLRQFRARPATAAVRSSGELVVRNLQMHLRDFSQPFTGLNGSFVLRRNDVAVSGFAGRLGASDFRLSGMLRNALPWLLLPGQQLAVDAKLDSRLLDFNQLLRLRQPTPASSTKTAAAASPAGDYVFRLPPQLALQVQTTAQRVRFRRFRGQHLTGTIRLQNQVLSAPALSVAAAGGRVSFRGSLDARQPQLLRLSSTVSCQQLPLDSLFYTFEDFGQRFITARHLRGALTATAESDLYFDGALNPLTDRMEAEVNLTVRNGELNNFQPLQKLSMIAGRERLRHLRFAQLTTPVYIQSRTVYLPEMEIRSNVRGASLIRVTGTHTFDQQMNYHVSIPILPGLLQRTASMGTGPSLLLAIQGDEDNFRVTYDRSRTQVARPAPAAAPAAGRKPGLGEIVKPAPSANTTIPSEPRKAFELKKPEKKPAQPQPDEYFDF, encoded by the coding sequence TTGCTCTTTGCAGCAGCAGTTGGCGGCGTGTGGCTGGGGCAGGACCGTATCGTTGCACTGTTTGTGCAGGAAGCCAACCGCTACCTGACTACGCCGGTAAGAGTGGGCCGCATGGAGGTGTCGCTGCTCGACCAGTTTCCGCAGGTTTCTATTACGCTGCATGATCTGCGGGTGAGTGGCTCGCTGCCACAGGATACCGTGCCGCTGGCGCGGGCCCGCCGCCTCTACTTCGCGTTTGACGCCTGGGACATGGCCCGCGGCCACTACCGCATCCGGACCGTAACACTGGCCGACGGCCAGGTGCGCGTGAGCCACGATCCGCAGGGCCGCGCCAACTACGACGTCATCCGCTACGATACCACTGCCACCACCAGCGACCAGCCGTTTGCTTTTGCTCTCGAAAATATTCGACTAGAACGGGTGGGAACAGTGTACGACGACCAGCAACGGCAGCAGCGCTACACCGTGCAGGTGCATGATGTGAAAGCGCAACTCGATGTGGAGGACATGCTGGTGGGAGTGGAAGCGCACGGAACGATGCTGGTAGAGGCATTGCAACTGGGCCCCGATGCTTATTTCCGCCAGAAAGAATTGACCCTAACCACCCGCCTACGAGTAGACCGTGCCGCCCGCCTTGTTACCATCGAGCCCTCTGAGCTGAAGGTGGGCGCGGCAGCCTACAGCGTGGCTGGGCGCGTCAACTACCGCCATGCGGCCAACCTAGACCTGCGGGCTGAAGGACGCAACACCGATATGCAGTCGGTGTTGGCGCTGCTGCCGGCCCGGTTGGTTAAGCGCCTTAGTGCCTACCGCAGCCGTGGCGACGTCTATTTTGGTGGGACAGTGCGCGGGGAAATGTCTGCCAAAGCCAATCCGGGCATAGACGTGCAGTTTGGCTGCCGCGACGCTTCTCTGTACCATCCGGCGCTGAAACAGGCCGTGGAGCATATATTCCTTAAAGGGAGTTTCAGCAACGGCCCGGCGCAGGCTGCGCGTACTTCGGTGCTGCGCCTGCGCGAAGTACGAGGCACACTGCAGGGACGGCCTTTCAGCGGCGACCTGCGCTACGAAAATTTCTCGGACCCCAGCCTCGCCCTCAACCTGCGCACTGATTTCGATGTGGCGCGTGCCCTGCAGTTTTACCCGCTGGCTGCGGTACGAAGCGGGAGCGGCACGGCACAGCTCACTCTGCAGTTTGCTGGCAATTTGCGCCAGTTTCGGGCCCGGCCTGCTACGGCCGCTGTGCGCTCCAGCGGCGAGTTGGTAGTGCGAAATCTACAGATGCATCTACGCGACTTCAGCCAGCCCTTCACGGGCCTGAACGGAAGCTTTGTGCTGCGCCGCAACGATGTGGCCGTAAGTGGCTTTGCTGGCCGTTTGGGTGCTTCTGACTTCCGGCTGAGTGGGATGCTCCGCAATGCCTTGCCCTGGCTGCTACTCCCGGGCCAACAGCTGGCAGTAGACGCTAAACTGGATTCCCGTTTGCTCGATTTCAACCAGTTGCTGCGCCTGCGCCAGCCCACACCTGCGTCCAGCACCAAGACAGCGGCTGCCGCTTCCCCAGCTGGCGACTACGTGTTTCGGTTGCCGCCCCAGCTGGCATTGCAAGTACAGACTACAGCGCAGCGGGTGCGGTTTCGGCGGTTTCGTGGGCAACACCTGACGGGTACCATCCGGCTGCAAAACCAGGTGCTTAGTGCTCCGGCGCTATCGGTGGCGGCGGCGGGTGGGCGGGTCAGCTTCCGGGGCTCTCTCGATGCCCGCCAGCCGCAGTTGCTGCGCCTCAGTTCCACGGTCAGCTGTCAGCAGCTGCCGCTTGATAGCCTGTTCTATACTTTCGAGGATTTCGGGCAGCGTTTCATTACGGCCCGTCACCTGCGTGGTGCCCTCACCGCTACAGCCGAATCAGACTTATACTTCGATGGCGCTCTGAACCCGCTCACCGACCGAATGGAAGCGGAGGTAAATCTGACGGTTCGCAACGGGGAGCTGAATAATTTTCAGCCGCTGCAGAAGCTATCCATGATTGCGGGCCGGGAGCGACTGCGGCACCTGCGCTTTGCCCAGCTCACCACGCCGGTCTACATCCAGAGCCGGACCGTGTATCTGCCGGAGATGGAAATCCGCTCCAATGTGCGCGGCGCCTCACTCATCCGCGTCACCGGCACCCATACCTTCGACCAGCAGATGAATTACCACGTCAGCATCCCGATTCTGCCGGGCCTACTTCAGCGCACTGCCAGCATGGGAACCGGGCCTAGTTTGCTGCTGGCTATTCAAGGTGATGAGGACAATTTCCGGGTAACCTACGACCGAAGCCGCACGCAGGTAGCACGGCCGGCACCTGCCGCTGCGCCAGCCGCCGGCCGCAAACCCGGACTGGGAGAAATAGTGAAGCCAGCACCGTCGGCAAACACGACAATTCCTTCGGAGCCTCGCAAGGCGTTCGAGCTCAAGAAGCCCGAGAAGAAGCCAGCTCAGCCGCAGCCAGACGAGTATTTTGACTTCTAG
- the coaE gene encoding dephospho-CoA kinase (Dephospho-CoA kinase (CoaE) performs the final step in coenzyme A biosynthesis.) codes for MRRIGITGGIGSGKSVVCRLFQVLGVPVYDSDFRAKWVMVNDAQLRDELLAAFGPETFDDTGQLNRAHISRLAFSDPAQLARLNALVHPAVGRDFALWSADCAAQGHAYILKEAALLYESGAYRQLDQIITVFAPLEVRQARVLHRDPHRTADDVLAIIGKQMSEEEKMQRADHLIRNDDQHLLIPQVLRLHEQFSQ; via the coding sequence ATGCGTCGGATTGGTATTACGGGTGGTATTGGCTCCGGGAAAAGCGTGGTATGTCGGTTGTTTCAGGTGCTGGGCGTGCCCGTCTACGACTCAGATTTTCGGGCCAAATGGGTGATGGTGAACGATGCGCAGCTCCGTGATGAACTGTTGGCTGCTTTCGGCCCGGAAACGTTTGACGACACCGGCCAGCTCAACCGCGCCCACATCAGCCGTCTCGCCTTCTCCGATCCGGCGCAGCTGGCCCGCCTCAACGCGTTGGTGCACCCCGCCGTCGGCCGTGATTTTGCGCTGTGGTCGGCAGACTGCGCGGCGCAGGGCCACGCCTATATTCTGAAAGAAGCGGCTTTGCTCTACGAATCGGGGGCTTACCGTCAGCTGGACCAGATTATCACGGTGTTTGCGCCGCTGGAAGTCCGGCAGGCGCGCGTGCTGCACCGCGACCCGCACCGTACTGCCGATGATGTGCTGGCTATTATCGGCAAGCAGATGAGCGAGGAGGAGAAGATGCAGCGCGCCGACCACCTCATCCGCAACGACGACCAGCACCTGCTGATTCCGCAGGTGCTGCGCCTGCACGAGCAATTCAGCCAATGA
- a CDS encoding YtxH domain-containing protein, with product MGSKTTTGILCFAGGALTGAVIGLLYAPEKGRETRSWLSYQLEKYRETLADLTENLVTSRADQSPSSAKSEGQRVIQDAKSKAEQLLGDVDQLINQINSRKGS from the coding sequence ATGGGTAGCAAAACCACTACCGGTATTCTGTGCTTCGCGGGCGGTGCCCTCACCGGGGCCGTCATCGGACTTCTGTATGCACCTGAGAAAGGCCGCGAAACCCGCAGCTGGCTGAGCTATCAGCTGGAAAAATACCGCGAGACGCTGGCCGACCTCACTGAGAACCTCGTTACGAGCCGCGCCGACCAAAGCCCCAGCTCTGCCAAGAGCGAAGGCCAGCGCGTGATTCAGGACGCCAAAAGCAAGGCCGAGCAGCTGCTCGGCGACGTTGATCAGCTCATCAACCAGATAAACTCCCGCAAAGGCAGTTGA